The following are encoded in a window of Desulforegulaceae bacterium genomic DNA:
- a CDS encoding beta-ketoacyl synthase N-terminal-like domain-containing protein, whose product MIKKIFNSSLPVLAYNPFGSPEIKYFKALFESGCLPVFDTEFIENEITLDLIDQLENSEILYGIRIFAENSELFKLIETKKLRNLEAVIVSYLDKAELKNFSFPSSQTVKLIETTDIQISEELKSTGAEALVLKGAEAGGKISEYTSFVLMQWYLENTDYPVIIHGGAGLYTTAGLFSGGASGIVLDSQLYLTDEAPVSKNFKNLLENLEEFDSDIIEDGSGKRFRFFSKLATKIVKDLKISDQIEGSSTVLYEKIKKSVTFLSETIENPVQSLFYLGQDGTFARKFVKKSRKLKDVVNYLFEKTSELLNSIEDNNPIRENSKFCKISNCRYPIIQGPMANISDNIEFASEVYENGGLPFFALGSLPVEKAEEIIVQGNQEVPVFGAGLIGIESLNRNVSSHMEMIKKQKVKFALFAAGSPFQINELEANGIKTWLHTPSLGMLDNAVSSGCKGFIFEGTEAGGHIGKLTSLVLWELGVGFLMEKDGLDISNIMVTFAGGIGTKTASLIISGISSVLAEKGATIAIQLGTPYLFSKEIVRTKALKQQYQEIISEHYKTVLMGNTVGLPARAVKTPFLEKIIENEYSRIEEKLSLKERKKGFEVDNMGSLLVAAKGVKLVFDHEENKVCFEQYCDEECYEKGNYCVGSSVAFHSKAKDIKSIHGIYMGCEKDLFENLDRLEVLFSEKRMLNDEIAVIGMGCVYPDADNIEEFWENIVSRKYSIREIPDSRVDKSLYFAEDRKAPDKAYTKIAGTAENFKFYPEKFGFDKKTGNSISRSQQMLLEACSQAIENSQIKMETSENLKSAAVIIGSCLGNELSYDLNLKYYFPELEYHLDQIDEFKNLSKEEKEKILVNLKTSLSKGHSFETPDSMTLNIEASRLAAWLGSQGPNYVVDAACATSFAAIDCGIKELLSNSTDLVIAGGVSSNLAPESFIGFCKMGALSAEGSFPFDKRAGGFVLGEGAGVIILKRMKDAIRDKDRVLAVLKSVGASSDGKGKAVAAPNEKGQILAIERCFEKNKSFTPEDIDFIEAHGTSTIIGDEAEIKTISSVYGKSGKTGISSVKSQIGHLLGGAGAAGLIKAVLAINNKVLPPLADFRGLSDKCSLDGTDLYIISEPEEWIPKDGRPRRAGVSSYGFGGINYHGVLEEYSESYKSLDRNFFTGSAINPDSKRIVISGLGIIAPGADNQEQFFEKLLSGKKDFKNIPETIFHNDYYSKADKEFSLPLVKAGIVEDYKFDSIKYKIPPNTLKSIDRSQLFALDAASQAVEEACGDKKDLLFAPGNKTGVILGAISGSKHVENIIRSRTVLIEKIIGETKDIDGKVREKIKTELGAALRDRFHENCEDSTPGLLSNIISGRVANYFGCCGANFIVDAACASSAIAMDIAMKSILSGDNDAVLTGGVDTNFYPGIMMVFKRLGLLSSEDTKVFDKRSKGVNLSEAGVVMVMTTYEKAMEKGLPVLAEISSMKIASKPSNNFYSPSQELIKKTADKCYADSSVFKKNISYMDVFGFSSLMMDQIEKQGVESIFEHDLFFGNTKPELGYFKGANPAVVFARLILQAKNRMILPNRNYDKENSIIKKDSYLKPSVDSVVLDENLQFHTAANIFGFGANHGHAIISSLPSRLLKSVKRTEKRKEAITINQPEILKKSVKKSQKAEEPIRINQPEVLENTAVLLCGQGSQYPGMMKSLYEKEKIIKDQMDFGEEIFKKERGYSLIDIMFGRKPGLNSTENTQPAVFMASSAIFEYMKSKRFYPEYFIGHSIGEYSALYASGALGFEDSMKLLLKRSRLMKEADEKYPGKIVIVFKNSEETSEIIEESGIQGIYISNINSLKQTGVSGFSEKIEAFCSFLSKKGVFYKKLDLTGAFHTPVLLEAAEKLEEYLKNVKFNKSSLPKIISNLTGEPYPEDEKEAKYLLVNQIISPIQFVKSIKTAMKLGVRSFIETGTGKILSGLLKHMELDLYNSYLSVESEVKENESLENINLSIQELKKNKISFPGEKTDEKFEYDKDFKTFISKNKAELDKVLFDLYEKAKHDKKLKKIESFNFYTDPIAIAGVAIGLPGKSGKVFNDDNFSKLISGQNFIDQLSDEEKLSFTDKKISRITKSPTGSVEIKKIKDISDVIHLAGKLGYFDLKDYGVDYDYDISISVAFAAGIEALKDAKIPLVKIKNKKSTRLSLVEKFELPLEMQASTGVIMTSLFQGMEKFAREMKSYYYDKFYLKPYEEMENIYYHLMENLKSKESKDMVTDWFFKLRKKRKNSSEYEFDKNLLFNITPLGSAHFAQHIKAKGPNLNLNGACASTTQACSVAEDWIRNGRCDRVIIIGGESATSPELNQWVGSGFLSLGAASVKNVVKEAAKPFDEERHGTILGSGAVSLIVEKSSTIEKRGLKGQAEILGTRLGNSAYHTTGIDVDHLADEMSLFMDMVRKRHGLDINEIAQKTIFMSHETYTPAKGGSADAEIKALRLCFKDSASKIKITNTKGYTGHTLGAGIEDAVLVKCLQAGKVPPIANLEKIPFEFSDLRLKDENEGNFEYGLHFSAGFGSHFAFLFIKKIDEAAIKSNPVYEKWLESISGLKNPQPEIINSTLCIESLKIEEKEQLKEEKKDTKLKSGNFSLERKIKKTISDQTGYSKDMLNSDFDLEADLGIDTVKQVEIFGKISSELGIEVPEDLKLRELNTISKLSSYLKTNSEIKLKAEEASFESEEETKDFSSDYEDKIKQIISVQTGYSKDMLNSDFDLEADLGIDTVKQVEIFGKISSELGIEVPEDLKLRELNTISKLSSYLKTNSEIKLKAEEASFESEEEIKDFSNDYEDKIKQIISVQTGYSKDMLDSDFDLEADLGIDTVKQVEIFGKISSELGIEVPEDLKLRELNTISKLALYLRGNFETKIKSEIDSVSEVEEKSVSSVKRYSVSVSEFKTEKEESNIFAGKNFLVTTDDFGFSEIFIEKLEKLGIFTLTLGRAKTNDYCVNFANHDELESLMDKISKEKDINGFIHLSVLNGYFSEKDHDDCEEDVKSFFIISKKLSQNMKNTDFLVSSISFSSVVFPYSSNCRGKIYPAFSGISGIAKTIGKEFEQAIVKIVDFNIEKPGQSLKEIGDQYIERLLSKDRFVETGVSDGLLYKLIMKESVPEKGSFFINKNDKVVVSGGARGITFEILKQVAHEIKPEIIILGRSDIYSLEERFKNTALDESMLIAILKKEMENKKPLEIKNMAKKILGLRESLENIEYLKSLGIKVSYHSSDVTDYESVRKVALEYDNIQGIIHAAGLEESQIIEKKELSSFNRVFDTKVKGAKNLLKAFDDKKYQFFIGFSSVTARFGNQGQADYTGANDMLGRILNEQKIKNKEKIYKVIAWTAWKGAGMATNETVLKVLESRGLTFLPLDQGVDFFMDELKDRKTFEAVFTGLDKEFDKDCLISGEKSISPFLDSIEEESDDKIVFSRVLDLKRDLFLMDHQLEGIPVFLGATGIEAMAEAAYYSVKNSRKRLSSITDFEIPYGIKILKKRPKKIEIEAVSSGGESDLIECRISSRFESKVVRGDKKLHYKGLFHFAESDYHEEIIELPEFSPVKSSEKTEELLYHPKRLFMEGSFKTIKEIVSFKDNTLITRVSHNEPREFFKGQSFPKFYTDPVLIDSMFQTGGVFEFLSSNNLVLPSAVERFRFIAPVEREKEYLCITTKVSSDKETISFNLILTDESGKLYMEVKNFKMVKLAKVEKDYMVVSKIKISA is encoded by the coding sequence ATGATTAAGAAAATATTCAATTCCAGCTTGCCGGTTCTGGCATATAACCCCTTTGGCTCACCAGAGATTAAGTATTTTAAAGCATTGTTTGAAAGCGGTTGCCTTCCTGTTTTTGATACTGAATTTATTGAAAATGAAATTACACTGGATCTTATAGACCAGCTTGAAAATTCAGAAATTCTTTACGGGATCAGGATTTTTGCAGAAAATTCTGAGCTTTTTAAACTGATAGAAACAAAGAAGCTGAGAAATCTTGAAGCTGTAATCGTTTCCTATTTAGATAAAGCAGAGCTTAAAAATTTTTCCTTTCCCTCTTCTCAGACAGTAAAGCTGATTGAAACAACTGATATTCAAATCAGTGAAGAATTAAAATCTACAGGAGCAGAAGCACTTGTGCTCAAAGGTGCAGAAGCAGGTGGAAAAATATCTGAATATACATCTTTTGTTCTTATGCAATGGTACCTTGAAAATACGGATTACCCTGTGATAATTCACGGTGGTGCAGGGCTTTATACAACAGCAGGGCTTTTTTCCGGAGGTGCTTCAGGGATTGTTCTGGACAGTCAGCTTTACTTGACTGACGAAGCTCCAGTTTCAAAAAATTTTAAAAACCTTTTAGAAAATCTTGAGGAATTTGATTCTGATATAATCGAAGATGGTAGCGGCAAAAGATTCAGGTTTTTTTCAAAGCTTGCAACAAAAATTGTAAAAGACCTTAAAATCAGTGATCAAATTGAAGGCAGCAGCACAGTTCTTTATGAAAAAATAAAAAAATCAGTGACTTTTCTTTCAGAAACTATAGAAAATCCTGTTCAGAGCCTTTTTTATCTTGGTCAAGACGGCACATTTGCCAGAAAGTTTGTAAAAAAATCAAGAAAATTAAAGGACGTGGTTAATTATTTATTTGAAAAGACCTCAGAACTTTTAAACTCCATTGAAGATAATAATCCAATAAGAGAAAATTCAAAATTTTGTAAAATTTCTAATTGCAGATATCCGATAATCCAAGGGCCCATGGCAAATATATCGGATAATATCGAGTTTGCATCTGAAGTTTATGAAAATGGAGGATTGCCTTTTTTTGCACTTGGAAGTCTGCCTGTTGAAAAGGCAGAAGAAATAATTGTCCAAGGAAATCAAGAAGTTCCTGTATTCGGGGCAGGACTTATTGGGATAGAGTCTTTAAATAGAAATGTTTCCTCCCATATGGAGATGATAAAAAAACAGAAAGTGAAATTTGCACTTTTTGCAGCCGGAAGCCCTTTTCAGATAAATGAGCTTGAGGCAAATGGGATAAAAACCTGGCTTCATACACCTTCTCTTGGGATGCTTGACAATGCTGTTTCAAGCGGATGCAAAGGGTTTATTTTTGAAGGTACCGAGGCCGGAGGTCATATTGGAAAACTTACAAGCCTTGTTCTCTGGGAGCTTGGAGTTGGTTTTTTAATGGAAAAAGACGGGTTGGATATTTCCAATATAATGGTGACTTTTGCAGGGGGGATAGGAACAAAAACAGCTTCATTAATTATTTCTGGAATATCTTCAGTCCTTGCTGAAAAAGGGGCTACCATAGCAATCCAGCTTGGAACACCTTATCTTTTTTCAAAGGAAATAGTAAGAACAAAAGCACTTAAACAGCAATATCAGGAAATAATATCAGAGCATTATAAAACCGTACTCATGGGAAATACAGTAGGACTTCCTGCAAGAGCGGTTAAAACACCTTTTTTAGAAAAAATAATAGAAAATGAGTATTCCAGAATTGAAGAAAAGCTTTCTTTAAAGGAAAGAAAAAAAGGATTTGAAGTTGATAATATGGGCTCCCTTCTTGTTGCTGCAAAGGGAGTTAAGCTTGTATTTGATCATGAGGAAAACAAGGTTTGTTTTGAACAATATTGTGATGAAGAATGTTATGAAAAGGGAAACTATTGCGTTGGTTCAAGCGTTGCTTTTCATTCAAAAGCCAAAGATATCAAATCCATCCATGGGATTTACATGGGATGTGAAAAAGATTTGTTTGAAAATCTTGACCGGCTTGAGGTTTTATTTTCTGAAAAGAGAATGCTTAACGATGAAATTGCAGTAATTGGAATGGGGTGTGTTTATCCTGATGCTGATAATATTGAGGAATTTTGGGAAAATATTGTTTCCAGAAAATATTCAATCAGGGAAATTCCAGATTCCAGAGTTGATAAAAGTCTTTACTTTGCTGAAGACAGAAAAGCTCCTGATAAAGCTTATACAAAAATTGCAGGAACAGCTGAAAATTTTAAATTTTATCCAGAAAAGTTTGGTTTTGACAAAAAAACAGGAAATTCCATTTCAAGAAGTCAGCAAATGCTTCTTGAAGCATGTAGTCAGGCAATTGAAAATTCCCAAATAAAAATGGAAACCAGTGAAAATTTAAAGTCTGCTGCAGTAATTATCGGCTCATGTCTTGGAAATGAGCTAAGTTATGATCTCAATCTTAAATATTATTTTCCTGAATTAGAATATCACCTTGATCAAATAGATGAATTTAAAAATCTTTCTAAAGAAGAAAAAGAAAAAATTCTTGTTAATCTTAAAACATCTCTTTCAAAAGGACATAGTTTTGAAACACCTGACAGTATGACTTTGAATATTGAAGCTTCAAGACTTGCCGCCTGGCTTGGGTCTCAAGGTCCTAATTATGTTGTGGATGCAGCCTGTGCAACTTCTTTTGCAGCAATTGACTGCGGAATAAAAGAACTTTTATCAAATAGCACAGATCTTGTTATTGCAGGAGGGGTCAGTTCAAATCTTGCACCCGAATCATTTATCGGCTTTTGTAAAATGGGAGCTCTTTCAGCTGAAGGCTCATTTCCTTTTGATAAAAGGGCAGGAGGTTTTGTTTTAGGAGAAGGTGCAGGAGTTATAATTTTAAAAAGAATGAAAGATGCCATAAGGGACAAGGACAGGGTTTTAGCAGTCCTAAAGTCTGTTGGAGCATCATCTGATGGAAAAGGAAAGGCAGTTGCAGCACCAAATGAAAAAGGACAGATTCTTGCAATTGAAAGATGTTTTGAAAAAAACAAATCTTTTACACCTGAAGATATAGATTTTATTGAAGCCCACGGAACTTCCACAATAATAGGGGATGAAGCTGAAATAAAAACTATTTCAAGTGTTTATGGCAAATCAGGAAAAACAGGAATAAGTTCAGTTAAGTCACAGATAGGTCATCTTTTAGGCGGAGCAGGGGCTGCGGGTTTGATAAAAGCTGTTCTTGCAATAAACAATAAAGTTCTTCCTCCTCTTGCTGATTTTAGAGGGCTTTCCGATAAATGTTCCCTGGACGGTACAGATCTTTACATTATAAGCGAACCTGAAGAGTGGATACCAAAGGACGGCAGGCCAAGAAGAGCTGGTGTAAGTTCATATGGGTTTGGAGGGATAAATTACCATGGGGTTCTTGAGGAATACAGTGAAAGCTATAAATCTTTGGATAGAAACTTTTTTACTGGTTCAGCCATAAATCCTGACAGCAAGAGAATTGTTATTTCAGGGCTTGGAATAATTGCTCCGGGTGCTGATAATCAGGAGCAGTTTTTTGAAAAATTATTGTCTGGTAAAAAGGATTTTAAAAATATTCCTGAAACTATTTTTCATAATGATTATTATTCAAAGGCAGATAAGGAATTCTCCCTTCCTCTTGTAAAGGCTGGAATTGTTGAGGATTATAAATTTGACAGTATTAAATATAAAATTCCTCCAAACACTCTTAAGTCAATAGACAGATCCCAGCTTTTTGCTCTTGATGCTGCAAGCCAGGCAGTGGAAGAAGCCTGTGGAGACAAAAAAGATCTTTTGTTTGCCCCGGGAAACAAAACAGGGGTGATTTTAGGAGCCATAAGCGGATCAAAACATGTTGAAAATATTATCCGTTCAAGAACAGTTCTTATTGAAAAAATAATTGGTGAGACAAAAGATATTGATGGAAAAGTCAGGGAAAAAATAAAAACTGAGTTAGGAGCTGCTTTAAGAGACAGATTTCATGAAAACTGCGAAGATTCAACTCCCGGGCTTCTTTCAAATATAATAAGCGGCAGAGTTGCAAATTACTTTGGATGCTGCGGGGCCAATTTTATTGTTGATGCTGCCTGTGCATCATCTGCAATAGCAATGGATATTGCTATGAAGTCAATACTTTCAGGCGATAATGATGCAGTTCTTACCGGAGGTGTTGATACAAATTTTTATCCCGGAATCATGATGGTATTCAAGAGGCTTGGGCTTTTATCTTCTGAAGATACTAAAGTTTTTGATAAAAGATCAAAAGGAGTAAACTTGAGTGAAGCAGGAGTTGTCATGGTAATGACTACCTATGAAAAGGCCATGGAAAAAGGTCTTCCCGTTCTTGCCGAAATATCATCCATGAAAATTGCTTCAAAACCTTCAAATAATTTTTATTCTCCTTCCCAGGAACTCATAAAAAAAACAGCAGACAAATGCTATGCCGACTCAAGTGTTTTTAAAAAGAATATTTCTTATATGGATGTGTTCGGCTTTTCAAGCCTTATGATGGATCAGATTGAAAAGCAGGGGGTTGAAAGCATTTTTGAACACGATCTTTTCTTTGGCAATACCAAACCCGAGCTTGGATATTTTAAAGGAGCAAATCCCGCAGTTGTTTTTGCAAGGCTTATTTTGCAGGCAAAAAACAGGATGATCCTTCCAAACAGAAATTATGACAAAGAAAATTCCATAATTAAAAAAGATTCGTATCTAAAACCATCAGTTGATTCTGTTGTTCTAGATGAAAATCTGCAGTTTCACACAGCAGCAAATATTTTTGGATTTGGTGCAAACCACGGGCATGCAATAATAAGTTCCCTTCCTTCAAGGCTTTTAAAGTCTGTAAAAAGAACAGAAAAAAGAAAAGAGGCTATAACAATAAATCAGCCTGAAATTTTGAAAAAATCAGTAAAGAAAAGCCAAAAAGCAGAAGAACCAATAAGAATAAACCAGCCTGAAGTCTTGGAAAATACGGCAGTGCTTTTATGTGGGCAGGGTTCCCAATATCCGGGAATGATGAAGTCTTTATATGAAAAAGAAAAAATAATCAAAGACCAAATGGATTTTGGTGAAGAAATTTTTAAAAAGGAAAGGGGTTATTCTCTTATTGATATAATGTTTGGCAGAAAGCCAGGTCTTAATTCCACTGAAAATACCCAGCCTGCTGTTTTTATGGCAAGTTCTGCTATTTTTGAATACATGAAGTCAAAAAGATTTTATCCTGAGTATTTCATAGGGCACAGCATAGGCGAATATTCAGCTCTTTATGCTTCAGGAGCCCTTGGTTTTGAAGATTCAATGAAGCTTCTTTTAAAAAGATCCAGGCTTATGAAAGAAGCTGACGAAAAATATCCCGGAAAAATTGTAATTGTATTTAAAAATAGTGAAGAAACATCAGAAATAATAGAAGAATCAGGAATCCAAGGGATATATATTTCAAATATAAATAGCCTTAAACAAACAGGGGTTTCAGGTTTTAGTGAAAAAATTGAAGCTTTTTGTTCTTTTCTTTCCAAAAAAGGGGTGTTTTACAAAAAGCTGGATCTTACAGGAGCTTTTCATACGCCTGTTCTTTTAGAAGCTGCTGAAAAACTGGAAGAATATTTAAAGAATGTAAAATTTAACAAATCATCATTGCCGAAAATCATTTCAAACCTTACTGGAGAACCTTATCCTGAGGATGAAAAAGAAGCAAAATACCTTCTTGTAAATCAGATAATTTCACCTATTCAGTTTGTTAAATCAATAAAAACAGCAATGAAGCTTGGAGTAAGAAGTTTTATTGAAACAGGAACAGGAAAAATTCTTTCAGGTCTTTTAAAACATATGGAGCTTGATCTTTATAATTCTTATTTATCTGTGGAATCCGAGGTAAAAGAAAATGAAAGCCTTGAAAATATAAATTTATCTATTCAGGAACTTAAGAAAAATAAAATTTCTTTTCCCGGGGAAAAAACTGATGAGAAATTTGAATATGATAAAGATTTTAAAACTTTTATCTCAAAAAATAAGGCTGAATTAGATAAGGTATTGTTTGATCTATATGAAAAAGCAAAACATGATAAAAAACTTAAAAAGATTGAGAGCTTTAATTTTTATACAGATCCGATTGCCATAGCAGGAGTAGCCATAGGCCTTCCTGGAAAGTCAGGAAAAGTTTTTAATGATGACAATTTTTCAAAACTTATTTCAGGCCAAAATTTTATTGATCAACTTTCAGATGAAGAAAAATTAAGTTTTACAGATAAAAAAATATCAAGAATAACAAAATCTCCTACTGGAAGCGTTGAAATTAAAAAAATTAAAGATATCAGTGATGTGATCCATCTTGCAGGAAAGCTGGGATACTTTGATCTCAAGGATTATGGGGTTGATTATGATTATGATATCTCCATTTCTGTGGCTTTTGCAGCTGGAATTGAAGCCCTGAAGGATGCAAAAATTCCACTGGTTAAAATAAAAAATAAAAAATCAACCAGGCTTTCTCTCGTTGAAAAGTTTGAGCTTCCCCTTGAAATGCAGGCTTCAACTGGAGTTATAATGACTTCCCTTTTTCAGGGAATGGAAAAATTTGCAAGGGAGATGAAGTCCTATTATTATGATAAATTTTATTTAAAACCATATGAGGAAATGGAAAATATTTATTATCATCTTATGGAAAATCTTAAATCCAAAGAGTCTAAAGATATGGTTACAGACTGGTTTTTCAAATTAAGAAAAAAAAGGAAAAATTCATCTGAATACGAATTTGATAAAAACCTTTTATTTAATATAACTCCCCTTGGCTCAGCACATTTTGCTCAACATATCAAAGCAAAGGGACCAAATCTTAATTTAAACGGAGCTTGTGCTTCCACAACTCAGGCATGTTCAGTGGCAGAAGACTGGATAAGGAATGGAAGATGCGACAGAGTTATTATAATCGGAGGAGAATCAGCAACTTCTCCAGAGCTTAATCAATGGGTAGGCTCAGGCTTTCTTTCTCTTGGTGCAGCAAGTGTTAAAAATGTTGTAAAAGAGGCTGCAAAACCTTTTGACGAAGAAAGACATGGTACAATTTTAGGAAGCGGGGCTGTTTCTCTTATTGTTGAAAAATCTTCAACCATAGAAAAAAGAGGCCTTAAAGGACAGGCTGAAATACTGGGAACCAGGCTTGGGAACAGTGCATACCATACAACAGGGATAGATGTTGATCACCTTGCCGATGAAATGAGTCTTTTCATGGATATGGTAAGAAAAAGGCATGGTCTTGATATAAATGAAATTGCTCAAAAAACTATTTTTATGTCCCATGAAACTTACACTCCTGCAAAGGGAGGAAGTGCAGATGCAGAAATAAAAGCTTTGCGTCTGTGTTTTAAAGATAGTGCTTCAAAGATCAAGATAACCAATACAAAAGGATATACAGGCCATACTCTTGGAGCAGGGATAGAAGATGCGGTTCTTGTAAAATGTCTCCAGGCAGGAAAAGTTCCTCCAATAGCAAATTTAGAAAAAATCCCTTTTGAATTTTCTGATTTAAGGCTGAAGGATGAAAATGAGGGAAATTTTGAATATGGACTGCATTTTTCTGCAGGATTTGGTTCTCACTTTGCCTTTTTGTTTATTAAGAAAATTGATGAGGCAGCTATAAAAAGCAATCCTGTGTATGAAAAATGGCTTGAATCTATTTCAGGACTGAAAAATCCTCAACCTGAAATTATAAATTCAACCCTATGTATTGAATCTTTAAAAATTGAAGAAAAAGAACAATTAAAAGAAGAGAAAAAAGATACAAAGCTAAAAAGCGGCAATTTTTCTCTGGAAAGAAAAATAAAAAAAACAATTTCTGATCAAACAGGTTACAGCAAAGATATGCTTAATTCAGACTTTGATCTTGAAGCTGACCTTGGGATTGATACAGTAAAACAAGTGGAAATTTTTGGTAAAATTTCATCAGAGCTTGGAATAGAAGTTCCTGAAGATTTAAAACTAAGGGAGCTTAACACAATAAGCAAGCTTTCCTCCTACCTGAAGACTAATTCAGAAATTAAACTAAAAGCTGAAGAAGCCTCTTTTGAATCAGAAGAAGAAACAAAAGATTTTTCCAGTGATTATGAAGATAAAATTAAACAAATAATTTCAGTTCAGACCGGTTATAGCAAAGATATGCTTAATTCAGACTTTGATCTTGAAGCTGACCTTGGGATTGATACAGTAAAACAAGTGGAAATTTTTGGTAAAATTTCATCAGAGCTTGGAATAGAAGTTCCTGAAGATTTAAAACTAAGGGAGCTTAACACAATAAGCAAGCTTTCCTCCTACCTGAAGACTAATTCAGAGATTAAACTAAAAGCTGAAGAAGCCTCTTTTGAATCAGAAGAAGAGATAAAAGATTTTTCCAATGATTATGAAGATAAAATTAAACAAATCATTTCAGTTCAGACCGGCTATAGCAAAGATATGCTTGATTCAGACTTTGATCTTGAAGCTGACCTTGGGATTGATACAGTAAAACAAGTTGAAATCTTTGGTAAAATTTCATCAGAGCTTGGGATAGAAGTTCCTGAAGATTTAAAATTAAGGGAGCTTAACACAATAAGCAAACTTGCTTTATACCTGAGGGGAAATTTTGAAACAAAGATAAAATCAGAAATTGATTCAGTTTCTGAGGTTGAGGAAAAATCAGTTTCTTCTGTAAAAAGATATTCAGTTTCTGTTTCAGAATTTAAAACTGAAAAAGAAGAATCAAATATATTTGCCGGGAAAAATTTTCTTGTAACAACTGATGATTTCGGGTTTTCAGAAATTTTTATTGAGAAGCTAGAAAAGCTAGGCATTTTTACTCTTACTCTTGGAAGGGCAAAAACAAATGACTATTGCGTAAATTTTGCAAATCATGATGAGCTTGAGTCTTTGATGGATAAAATTTCCAAAGAGAAGGATATAAACGGATTTATTCACCTTTCTGTTTTAAATGGTTATTTTTCTGAGAAAGACCATGATGATTGTGAAGAAGATGTAAAATCGTTTTTCATAATTTCAAAAAAACTTTCCCAAAATATGAAAAATACAGATTTTCTTGTATCTTCAATTTCATTTAGTTCAGTTGTATTTCCCTATTCTTCAAATTGCAGAGGAAAAATTTATCCGGCTTTTTCAGGTATTTCAGGAATTGCAAAAACCATTGGAAAGGAATTTGAGCAGGCAATTGTAAAAATAGTTGATTTTAATATTGAAAAACCAGGCCAAAGTCTTAAGGAAATAGGAGATCAATATATTGAAAGACTTTTATCCAAAGACAGATTTGTTGAAACAGGAGTCAGCGACGGTTTATTGTACAAACTTATAATGAAAGAATCTGTTCCTGAAAAAGGGAGCTTTTTTATAAATAAAAATGACAAAGTTGTAGTTTCAGGAGGTGCAAGGGGAATAACCTTTGAAATCCTTAAACAGGTTGCCCATGAAATAAAGCCTGAAATTATAATCCTTGGAAGAAGTGATATTTACTCTCTTGAGGAAAGGTTTAAAAATACTGCCCTTGATGAATCTATGCTTATAGCCATCCTTAAAAAAGAAATGGAAAATAAAAAGCCTCTTGAAATAAAAAATATGGCTAAAAAAATTTTGGGCTTAAGAGAAAGCCTTGAAAACATAGAATATTTAAAGTCTTTGGGAATAAAGGTCAGCTACCATTCATCTGATGTTACAGATTATGAATCAGTGAGAAAAGTTGCCTTAGAATATGATAATATTCAGGGTATTATCCATGCTGCAGGCCTTGAGGAAAGCCAGATAATTGAAAAAAAGGAACTTTCATCATTTAACAGGGTTTTTGATACTAAAGTTAAAGGTGCAAAAAACCTTTTAAAAGCCTTTGATGATAAAAAATACCAATTCTTTATAGGATTTTCTTCAGTTACTGCAAGATTTGGAAATCAGGGGCAGGCAGATTATACAGGTGCAAATGATATGCTCGGAAGAATTTTAAATGAGCAGAAAATCAAAAATAAGGAAAAAATTTACAAGGTAATTGCCTGGACTGCGTGGAAAGGTGCAGGAATGGCAACAAACGAAACAGTATTAAAAGTACTCGAGTCAAGAGGGCTTACCTTTTTACCTCTGGATCAAGGTGTTGATTTTTTCATGGACGAATTAAAAGACAGGAAAACTTTTGAAGCAGTTTTCACAGGATTGGACAAAGAGTTCGATAAAGACTGTCTTATTAGCGGGGAAAAAAGTATTTCTCCTTTCCTTGATTCAATAGAAGAGGAAAGTGATGACAAAATAGTGTTTTCAAGAGTTCTTGATTTAAAAAGAGATCTTTTTTTAATGGATCATCAACTTGAGGGCATTCCTGTTTTCCTGGGAGCTACAGGAATAGAAGCAATGGCAGAAGCTGCTTATTATTCAGTAAAAAACAGTAGAAAAAGACTTTCTTCCATAACAGATTTTGAAATTCCCTATGGAATAAAAATTTTAAAGAAACGCCCTAAAAAAATTGAAATAGAAGCAGTTTCTTCTGGAGGGGAAAGTGATTTAATTGAGTGCAGAATTTCTTCTAGATTTGAAAGCAAGGTTGTCCGTGGAGATAAGAAGCTGCATTATAAAGGTCTTTTCCATTTTGCAGAGTCTGACTATCATGAAGAAATCATTGAACTTCCAGAGTTTTCGCCTGTTAAATCAAGTGAAAAAACAGAGGAACTTCTTTATCATCCAAAACGTCTTTTTATGGAGGGCTCATTTAAAACAATTAAAGAAATTGTTTCTTTTAAAGACAACACTCTTATTACAAGGGTTTCTCATAATGAACCCAGGGAATTTTTTAAGGGACAGTCTTTTCCAAAGTTTTATACAGACCCTGTTTTAATTGATTCAATGTTTCAGACAGGAGGAGTTTTTGAATTTTTATCTTCAAACAATCTGGTTCTTCCTTCTGCTGTGGAAAGATTTAGATTTATAGCTCCTGTTGAAAGGGAAAAAGAGTATTTGTGCATAACAACCAAGGTATCTTCAGACAAAGAAACAATAAGCTTTAATCTTATTCTAACAGACGAAAGCGGGAAACTTTATATGGAAGTTAAAAACTTTAAAATGGTAAAACTGGCTAAGGTAGAAAAAGATTATATGGTCGTCAGTAAAATTAAAATTTCAGCATAA